The genomic stretch TGCGAAAATTATCTTTTAAGATAAAAATAATTGCCACTAATGCGCAAATGATTCTTATATCGTATTAGTGGCTAAAATTTAAAACCTTACCTTCAAACCCGCGCCCCACTTGTATCTTGAATCCCAGCCTGCGGAAATCGACAATGGTTTTGCAAGTATGTATTGAAAGTCGAGATGATATTCTTTATCGGTATTCGCATTCCAGTTAAGCATCACGCGCGGCAACAACCACTCGTCGCCTTCAAGTTGAAAACGTACACGCCCTTTGGTATTAATTCTTAATTCCGATTCAATGAAAAACGGCAACGTGTATCGCACACCAATTACAGGTGCATTGGTGTTTTGATAAAATGTTTGATGATTGTTGAAAATGTTGTAATACTTTTCCCGCGTAACACTCATGCCTACAAACGGACGAAACCAATCGCCGATATATCTTTCGTAACTCAACTCGCCGTCGTATTCGCCGTGGTAGTTGGCACTGCCTTCCAAACGAATTGCGTTGTTACGATTGATATAGTTTAAATTTAATTCTGACATCTGTGATTTTACTTCTGCGTTGCCCCAGAAAAACCATCTTTCGTCTTCATGAAGAACCTTTTTATAAGAATAATTTTTTAAAGAAGAATCTCTTGAAAAGCCCGCGTAGTGTACGATTCGCGCCATGCCGCTCATCATGTGATACAAAATATGGCAGTGCATAAACCAATCGCCGGGCGCTTCGTTTGCGGCAAATTCTATCACAACAGTCCGCATCGGTGGCACATCCACCGTATGTTTCAAAGGCGAATAATCGCCATTGTCATTTACCACGCGGAAGAAGTGCCCGTGTAAATGAATCGGATGATTCATCATCGTGTTGTTGATGAAAGTGATGCGCACGTTCTCGCCGCTTTTGATTAAAATAGAATCTTGCTCCGACAAAGTTTTGTTGTTGAACGACCACACATAACGATACATATTTCCCGTGAGGTTCAATACAATATTTCTGTCAATATTTCCGTGCAAAGCCGTTGGATGCAAGGCTTTCAGCATATTGTAATTGAACACAATGTAATCATCCTTTTTCATTTTCATCATCTTCATTCCATTCGCCGGACTGTTATCATGCTTCATACCGCTCACTTTCATTCTCATTCCGTTTGGCATTACCATAGTTGCGGTGTCTTCTTCTTTTTTCATACTTTTCATATCGCTCATTTTCATGCGTGTTCCATCAGGCATTGTCATCATCGCTGTATCGTCGTCGCTCATGTTCATATCTTGCATATTGTCCATCTTCATACCTTTCATTTTCATATTTTTCATGCTGATGCCTTTGTTCATCATCA from Arachidicoccus sp. BS20 encodes the following:
- a CDS encoding multicopper oxidase domain-containing protein encodes the protein MQKIFFILAFIASPLFIFAQQNDSSHYDIYHLTISDTVVNYTGKKVKAIAINGQIPAPTLHFTESDTAIIYVHNAMMMETSLHWHGILLPNNQDGVPYLTTVPIMPHQTLKYKFPLVQSGTYWYHSHTMLQEQSGLYGAIVIQPKQKRYHVDAEETLVLSDWTNEKPMEVLRTLKRGDESNEWYAIKKGYAQSWDKLIGHHAVKSRLQAGFNRMPPMDVSDVYYNEFHINGKKTLDLSKYKAGEKIRLRVINGSSSTYFNVEFAGGKMQMISADGNNIQPIKVNRVLMGIAEVYDFIITVPDNGSYEFRATPMDESGAASAFLGNGEKHFVKNYPAIDVWNMDSVMQLEDVNVPMMMNKGISMKNMKMKGMKMDNMQDMNMSDDDTAMMTMPDGTRMKMSDMKSMKKEEDTATMVMPNGMRMKVSGMKHDNSPANGMKMMKMKKDDYIVFNYNMLKALHPTALHGNIDRNIVLNLTGNMYRYVWSFNNKTLSEQDSILIKSGENVRITFINNTMMNHPIHLHGHFFRVVNDNGDYSPLKHTVDVPPMRTVVIEFAANEAPGDWFMHCHILYHMMSGMARIVHYAGFSRDSSLKNYSYKKVLHEDERWFFWGNAEVKSQMSELNLNYINRNNAIRLEGSANYHGEYDGELSYERYIGDWFRPFVGMSVTREKYYNIFNNHQTFYQNTNAPVIGVRYTLPFFIESELRINTKGRVRFQLEGDEWLLPRVMLNWNANTDKEYHLDFQYILAKPLSISAGWDSRYKWGAGLKVRF